DNA from Malus sylvestris chromosome 11, drMalSylv7.2, whole genome shotgun sequence:
ttataaataaattaattaaaactaagtTTGTTTCAACagtagaaaacaaataaatggttcataatacttttattaaatttgtccatttttttgtagtttgatgactaaacgatATAATATATTACTTATGTTTTGCAAAAATAATCTTTATAgagttatatattatattaatattataaatttaaaattttaaattctataAATCGATTATGAAGTGAATTGAAGAGAAACTCCACCTCAATATTGCCAAGTTAATTCTTTCAATGAATGTTTAAAATTAGAAGAACATAAGTTGGCGAATTCAATACTGAATTAGACTGCTCATTGTTTGACTTAGTCGAACTTCATTTccattagtgtaaaaatattgatgtcctaaaaaaaagataaataagaGAAAAAGAATTCTAATGAAACTACATATTCACCCTCGACAGAATCCAATATTTACTCAAAACAACCTCAAAAATCCCCAAACCCAATCCCTTTACCTCctcctctttgccgtctccacCCACAAAACATACACCAAAAGCGAACACCcataccaccaccaccaccaccaaaagcCATGTTAACCTCGCCATCATCCTCCCTCCGCTACCCAATCCTCCACCACTGTCCCCCTTTCCACtctaaaaccctaaccctaaccctcaCCCTCACCCCATCAACTCTCAAATTCcaaccaaacccaaaaccccagTCCCATCTCCACATCACCAACAACAGCAGCAGCCACTGTCTTGTCGGAAACCACTTCCTCGTCAGCCCCAAACGGTTCCCGTTCGTTGTCGCCGCGAGCAAATCCCCGGGAGTGGACGAGCAGAAGTTCAGCCAAGAAGGGCTGGTCACGGAGTCGCTCCCCAACGGTATGTTTCGAATCCGATTAGACAACGCCGACACTATCATCGGctacatttctgggaaaatccGAAAGAAATTCATTCGAATTTTGATCGGAGACAGAGTTAAGGTCGAGGTCAGCCGGTACGACACCACTAGAGGTCGTATTGTTTTCAGGTATAAACAGGATGACGAcccaagcaaaagaaagatGAAGAATTCCGAAACGAAAAATAAATCCAGGAAGGATCCTATGGACTCTCCCTAAACTAatatttggttttgggtttttttttttttctttttaaatttttaatttttgttgcgAGTGACACTGAAACATTTGTGTTATGGATTGTGAATGCTGAGAATTTGTATTGTGTTATGTAATTTGAGGTTGGTCACTGAAATCTCGATTCGGGTTGGGAATTCGAATGTAGATTCTTGTGTTTGTTATccatggttttggttttggttgagaaattgtAGTGAGAATTGATCCTACGGAGACATCTTGGTGTAAACAAGAGTGGTGTTGCAGATGTAGGTAAGGAGAGTAGTGTTAGATTTCTGCTTCTGTCCTCAATGACATCTTGTTAGGCGAAAAAATTTCGATGTTGAGGGAGGGGGAATCGAGCTCAGAAACTCGAGTGCATCCAAGAGTGcgaatgcatttgttttgtggGAACGGTGGCATGATTTTGTAGTTCAATCTGCTGTTCATATGACAATAGAATGCATCTTTGAGAGGACTTCGATTCGTCGAGTTTTGGTCATTGTGTTCATCGGTCGTTCTTCGATCAAAGATCTCGGATTGGTTCAATGAGTTACGGAGTAAGATGGGGTTGTCCCATCTCCCTCCGTTCTGTTTTACTCTGCATATTTTGGAATTCCAACAAAACTCCTTAACAACTGTCGTTCATGAATTTTGAGCTCAAAACCTTTGTCAACAAAAATAGAGAAGTTTTCCTAGAAATCCTCCATTGAGGAGATTGAAGAGAATTATGTGCATCATGTCTTTGGTTACGGTAAATGGATGATGGCTCGTTTGTTGTCTAGGATTAGATTGGATTgcaaaaatcataaaattcaAGGTATATTGAAAGCTATATTAAATGTCTTTTCAGTCCGAACATATTAGAAGGGATCAAATATATATGTCAGAAACTTATCTCTTCTAATCCTATTACGTAATCAGAATTGGAAGCGATAAGTTTCATTTATGAGTAATTCGTCTTCTACCTTCAACTCGACAAAATTTGTTGTCCAATCTTAAAAACGAAACGCAGGCGTGCTATTATTTGATGGGATAAAAAAGAAGTTTTCCTCTGGAAAATAGTTGCAAACTTGTTCATAAAGCAACGTTTGAAATTTTGAGTGATTTATACAAGATGAACGTGAATTACAATGTCAGATATCTACAACATAATTTCGACAAATTGGGCAAGTTAGATGGTTCTTTAACCAATGATCAATACAGTCGGAATGAAACATGTGTTTGCATG
Protein-coding regions in this window:
- the LOC126591564 gene encoding translation initiation factor IF-1, chloroplastic is translated as MLTSPSSSLRYPILHHCPPFHSKTLTLTLTLTPSTLKFQPNPKPQSHLHITNNSSSHCLVGNHFLVSPKRFPFVVAASKSPGVDEQKFSQEGLVTESLPNGMFRIRLDNADTIIGYISGKIRKKFIRILIGDRVKVEVSRYDTTRGRIVFRYKQDDDPSKRKMKNSETKNKSRKDPMDSP